The proteins below are encoded in one region of Streptomyces sp. NBC_00490:
- a CDS encoding ferredoxin reductase family protein, translating into MTTTLAGGRAARRQTMRRIRPRRSPAVPLVIALWAGAAAVLWLWWDNTPSLADNTAKILAAGRITGLLAGYLMALVVLQMARVPALERRVGSDRVARWHAMSGRYTVSLVIAHVFLITWAYALQAGKTLGDVVQQFIDLTTTLPDMGKAAIGTGLLLVIALLSIGGVRRRLPYDTWYHVHLLTYAVVYLTFWHQITTGNEFAVEPTAKTFWYGLYGAVTALVVWYRIITPLRLNLRHRMYVEAVIEETPGIVSVLIGGKKLHRMGAEAGQFFRWRFMAPGMRFSSHPYSLSAAPRPDMLRITVKAIGDHTARLRELTPGTKVWAEGPYGALTAQRRSRGKVLLVAGGVGITPMRALFETLPGASGDITLLYRANSTQDLALWDELAAIADERGARLMYAVNSPDGERPDISAERLQQKLPDIEEHDVFMCGPPGFAQGVYEALRGAGVPARRIHHESFEM; encoded by the coding sequence GTGACCACCACGCTCGCAGGCGGCCGCGCCGCCCGCCGCCAGACGATGCGCCGCATCCGCCCGCGCCGCTCCCCGGCCGTCCCGCTGGTGATCGCCCTATGGGCGGGCGCGGCCGCGGTGCTGTGGCTGTGGTGGGACAACACACCGTCCCTCGCGGACAACACCGCCAAGATCCTCGCCGCGGGCCGGATCACCGGTCTGCTCGCCGGCTATCTCATGGCGCTCGTGGTGCTCCAGATGGCCCGGGTGCCCGCTCTGGAACGGCGGGTGGGCTCGGACCGGGTCGCCCGCTGGCACGCGATGAGCGGCCGCTACACGGTCAGCCTCGTCATCGCGCACGTCTTCCTCATCACCTGGGCCTACGCGCTCCAGGCCGGCAAGACGCTCGGCGACGTCGTGCAGCAGTTCATCGACCTGACCACCACCCTGCCGGACATGGGCAAGGCGGCCATCGGCACCGGGCTGCTGCTGGTCATCGCGCTGCTGTCGATCGGCGGGGTCCGGCGCCGGCTGCCGTACGACACCTGGTACCACGTGCACCTGCTCACGTACGCCGTGGTGTACCTGACGTTCTGGCACCAGATCACCACCGGCAACGAGTTCGCCGTCGAGCCGACCGCGAAGACCTTCTGGTACGGCCTGTACGGCGCGGTCACCGCGCTGGTCGTCTGGTACCGGATCATCACGCCGCTCCGTCTCAACCTGCGCCACCGGATGTACGTCGAGGCGGTCATCGAGGAGACACCGGGCATCGTGTCGGTGCTCATCGGCGGGAAGAAGCTGCACCGGATGGGCGCGGAGGCGGGGCAGTTCTTCCGCTGGCGGTTCATGGCGCCGGGCATGCGCTTCAGCTCGCACCCGTACTCGCTGTCGGCGGCACCGCGTCCGGACATGCTGCGGATCACGGTCAAGGCGATCGGCGACCACACCGCCCGGCTGCGTGAACTGACGCCCGGCACCAAGGTGTGGGCCGAGGGCCCGTACGGCGCCCTCACCGCCCAGCGCCGCAGCCGCGGCAAGGTGCTGCTGGTCGCGGGCGGGGTCGGCATCACTCCGATGCGGGCGCTGTTCGAGACGCTGCCCGGGGCGTCCGGCGACATCACGCTGCTCTACCGGGCCAACAGCACTCAGGACCTGGCGCTCTGGGACGAACTGGCCGCCATCGCCGACGAGCGGGGCGCCCGGCTGATGTACGCGGTCAACAGTCCGGACGGCGAGCGGCCCGACATCTCGGCGGAGCGGCTGCAGCAGAAGCTCCCGGACATCGAGGAGCACGACGTCTTCATGTGCGGGCCCCCCGGCTTCGCACAGGGCGTGTACGAGGCACTGCGCGGTGCGGGTGTGCCCGCCCGCCGCATCCATCACGAGTCGTTCGAGATGTGA
- a CDS encoding FMN-binding protein, which translates to MRKSHPIRRVVLAGAATVSGIVLLLSLKPGSDPASASAAGGAAPQQTAAAQESAQGGAQAATGTATGDATQTQYGPVQVRITFVNNKITKAEAVQAPQGGTSTQKTELAVPKLNAAVVAKQSADIDAVSGATYTSAGYKKSLQSAIDKANAAAPAPAAPSESAGGAQAAAPKVVTGTVSQTQYGPVQVRVTVTNGKITKAEAVQQPKGGQSDQVNGNAIPKLNQAAVAAGNADIDAVSGATYTSAGYKQSLQSALDQAGG; encoded by the coding sequence ATGAGGAAGAGTCACCCGATCCGGCGTGTCGTCCTGGCCGGCGCCGCCACCGTCTCAGGGATCGTGCTGCTGCTGTCGCTCAAACCGGGGTCGGACCCGGCCTCGGCGTCCGCGGCAGGCGGTGCGGCCCCGCAGCAGACCGCGGCGGCACAGGAGTCCGCGCAGGGCGGCGCCCAGGCGGCCACCGGCACGGCGACCGGCGACGCCACGCAGACCCAGTACGGCCCGGTCCAGGTCCGTATCACGTTCGTCAACAACAAGATCACCAAAGCCGAGGCGGTCCAGGCACCGCAGGGCGGAACCAGCACCCAGAAGACCGAACTGGCCGTGCCCAAGCTCAACGCGGCGGTCGTCGCCAAGCAGAGCGCGGACATCGACGCGGTCTCCGGGGCGACCTACACGAGCGCCGGGTACAAGAAGTCGCTCCAGTCGGCGATCGACAAGGCCAACGCGGCCGCACCCGCGCCCGCGGCACCCTCCGAGAGCGCGGGTGGCGCCCAGGCCGCCGCCCCCAAGGTCGTCACCGGCACCGTCTCCCAGACCCAGTACGGCCCCGTCCAGGTCCGTGTCACCGTCACCAACGGCAAGATCACCAAGGCCGAGGCGGTCCAGCAGCCCAAGGGCGGCCAGAGCGACCAGGTCAACGGCAACGCCATCCCGAAGCTCAACCAGGCGGCGGTCGCCGCGGGCAACGCCGACATCGACGCGGTCTCGGGCGCGACCTACACGAGCGCCGGCTACAAGCAGTCCCTGCAGTCGGCGCTGGACCAGGCCGGTGGCTGA
- a CDS encoding FAD:protein FMN transferase — MGTVFSFDVRGGEPAAVEAALAKAVAGLHRADAVFSTYRDDSQISRLARGELTVDDCDPEVAAVLALGAEAEEASDGWFSLRYEGRLDPTGIVKGWAVERAARALAEAGATGVSLNGGGDVQLLGTPGPQRPWRVGVADPLRPGGLAAVVSAAGTTELAVATSGTAERGAHIVDPRTGRSAVTDLVAVTVVTPSVTWADCWATAAFAMGSREGLRWLESLPDVEALLITAGDEVRCTGGLASRLG; from the coding sequence ATGGGGACCGTCTTCTCCTTCGACGTCCGCGGCGGGGAACCGGCCGCCGTCGAGGCGGCCCTGGCGAAGGCGGTAGCGGGTCTGCACCGCGCCGACGCCGTCTTCAGCACCTACCGCGACGACAGCCAGATCTCCCGGCTGGCCCGCGGTGAGCTGACGGTCGACGACTGCGACCCCGAGGTCGCCGCGGTCCTGGCCCTGGGCGCCGAGGCGGAGGAAGCGAGCGACGGCTGGTTCAGCCTGCGCTACGAGGGCCGCCTGGACCCGACGGGCATCGTCAAGGGCTGGGCCGTCGAACGCGCGGCACGCGCCCTCGCCGAGGCCGGGGCGACCGGGGTGAGCCTCAACGGCGGCGGCGACGTACAGCTGTTGGGGACACCGGGTCCGCAGCGGCCGTGGCGGGTGGGGGTGGCGGATCCGCTGCGGCCGGGGGGCCTGGCGGCGGTGGTGTCGGCGGCGGGGACGACCGAGCTGGCCGTGGCGACTTCCGGTACGGCCGAGCGCGGCGCCCACATCGTCGACCCCCGCACCGGCCGCTCGGCGGTCACGGACCTGGTCGCGGTGACCGTGGTGACCCCCAGCGTGACCTGGGCGGACTGCTGGGCGACGGCGGCGTTCGCGATGGGGTCGCGGGAGGGCTTGCGGTGGCTGGAGTCGCTGCCGGACGTGGAGGCACTGCTGATCACGGCGGGCGACGAGGTGAGGTGCACAGGGGGCCTGGCGTCTCGACTCGGATGA
- a CDS encoding arginine repressor, with amino-acid sequence MSQAQDHEQTHGPAVPQTRTARHRRIVDILNRQPVRSQSQLAKLLSDDGLSVTQATLSRDLDELNAVKIRNNDGDLIYAVPSEGGFRTPRAPLGESAKEERMRRLSQELLISAEASANLVVLRTPPGAAQFLASAIDQAELQDILGTIAGDDTLMLISRDPVGGQALAEHLLRLAQNGH; translated from the coding sequence ATGAGCCAGGCGCAGGATCACGAGCAGACCCACGGGCCTGCCGTACCGCAGACCCGCACCGCACGGCACCGCCGGATCGTGGACATCCTCAACCGGCAACCGGTGCGTTCGCAGAGCCAGTTGGCGAAGCTGCTGTCCGACGACGGGCTGAGCGTCACACAGGCGACGCTCTCCCGGGATCTGGACGAGCTGAACGCGGTGAAGATCCGCAACAACGACGGTGACCTGATCTACGCGGTGCCGAGTGAGGGCGGGTTCCGTACTCCTCGTGCGCCGCTGGGGGAGTCAGCCAAGGAGGAGCGGATGCGGCGGCTCTCCCAGGAGCTGCTGATCTCCGCGGAGGCGTCCGCGAACCTTGTCGTTCTGCGGACGCCGCCGGGTGCCGCGCAGTTCCTGGCGTCGGCGATCGATCAGGCCGAGCTGCAGGACATTCTCGGGACGATCGCGGGTGACGACACGTTGATGTTGATCAGCCGGGATCCGGTGGGGGGTCAGGCACTGGCCGAGCATCTGTTGCGGTTGGCACAGAACGGCCACTGA
- a CDS encoding acetylornithine transaminase → MTGTATNAELTQRWQGSLMNNYGTPRLPLVRGAGLKVWDTEGRQYYDFVGGIATNALGHAHPAIVEAVSKQIASLGHISNFFMAEPTVALAERLLQHFGRDGKVFFCNSGAEANEAAFKLGRLTGRTHMVATSGGFHGRTMGALALTGQPAKQEPFLPLPGDVTHVPFGDAQALAAAVTEETALVVIEPIQGENGVIVPPAGYLKAARAITAAKGALLVLDEVQTGIGRTGHWFEYQAHEGVLPDVVTLAKQLGGGLPLGATVAFGRAAELLQPGHHGTTFGGNPVACAAGLAVLDTIAGEGLLDNVKRQSAALSDGIEALGHPLISHVRGSGLLLGIVLTEPLAPQAQQAAQDAGFLVNAPAPDVVRLMPPLNLGDDEVAALLQALPGILDVANGDG, encoded by the coding sequence ATGACCGGTACCGCGACCAACGCAGAGCTCACCCAGCGGTGGCAGGGCTCGCTCATGAACAACTACGGCACCCCCCGGCTGCCCCTCGTCCGCGGTGCGGGCCTCAAGGTCTGGGACACCGAGGGCAGGCAGTACTACGACTTCGTCGGCGGCATCGCCACCAACGCGCTCGGCCACGCCCACCCGGCGATCGTCGAGGCCGTCAGCAAGCAGATCGCCTCCCTCGGCCACATCTCCAACTTCTTCATGGCCGAGCCCACCGTCGCCCTCGCCGAACGCCTCCTCCAGCACTTCGGGCGGGACGGCAAGGTCTTCTTCTGCAACTCCGGCGCCGAGGCCAACGAGGCCGCCTTCAAGCTCGGCCGGCTGACCGGGCGGACCCACATGGTCGCCACCAGCGGCGGCTTCCACGGCCGGACCATGGGCGCCCTCGCCCTCACCGGCCAGCCCGCCAAGCAGGAACCCTTCCTGCCGCTGCCCGGCGACGTCACGCACGTACCGTTCGGCGACGCGCAGGCGCTGGCCGCCGCGGTCACCGAGGAGACCGCCCTCGTCGTCATCGAGCCGATCCAGGGCGAGAACGGTGTGATCGTGCCGCCCGCCGGCTATCTGAAGGCGGCCCGGGCGATCACGGCGGCCAAGGGCGCGCTGCTGGTCCTGGACGAGGTGCAGACCGGCATCGGCCGGACCGGCCACTGGTTCGAGTACCAGGCCCACGAGGGCGTCCTGCCGGACGTCGTCACCCTCGCCAAGCAGCTCGGCGGCGGCCTGCCGCTCGGCGCGACCGTGGCCTTCGGCCGGGCCGCCGAGCTGCTCCAGCCCGGCCACCACGGCACGACCTTCGGCGGCAACCCGGTCGCCTGCGCCGCCGGGCTCGCCGTGCTCGACACCATCGCGGGCGAGGGGCTGCTCGACAACGTCAAGCGTCAGAGCGCCGCGCTGTCCGACGGAATCGAGGCCCTGGGGCACCCGCTGATCTCCCACGTCCGGGGCTCCGGCCTCCTCCTGGGTATCGTGCTCACCGAGCCGCTCGCGCCCCAGGCGCAGCAGGCGGCTCAGGACGCCGGTTTCCTGGTGAACGCGCCCGCCCCCGATGTCGTACGGCTGATGCCGCCGCTGAACCTCGGCGACGACGAGGTGGCGGCGCTGCTCCAGGCACTGCCCGGCATCCTGGACGTGGCCAACGGGGATGGATGA
- the argB gene encoding acetylglutamate kinase, which translates to MSTTRKHTALPKAQILIEALPWLVRHNGKTVVIKFGGNAMIDEGLKAAFAQDVVFLHHAGLKPVVVHGGGPQISAALDQAGIVSEFKAGLRVTTEDAMDVVRMVLAGHVQRELVGLLNQHGPLAVGLTGEDAHTITATKHQPEIDGELVDIGRVGEITAIDTGAIEALLADGRIPVVSSIARSQDDGHVYNVNADTAAAALAAALGAETLMVLTDVEGLYEDWPNSDEVISRLTASQLEKLLPELSSGMVPKMEGCLHAVRGGVNTARVIDGRVQHSILLEIFTDEGIGTMVVADAEEGDGE; encoded by the coding sequence ATGAGCACCACTCGTAAGCACACCGCCCTGCCGAAGGCCCAGATCCTCATCGAGGCACTGCCCTGGCTGGTCCGGCACAACGGCAAGACGGTCGTCATCAAGTTCGGCGGCAACGCCATGATCGACGAGGGCCTGAAGGCCGCCTTCGCCCAGGACGTCGTCTTCCTGCACCACGCCGGCCTCAAGCCGGTCGTCGTGCACGGCGGCGGCCCGCAGATCAGCGCCGCCCTCGACCAGGCCGGCATCGTCAGCGAGTTCAAGGCCGGCCTGCGGGTCACCACCGAGGACGCCATGGACGTCGTACGCATGGTGCTGGCCGGGCACGTGCAGCGCGAGCTGGTCGGGCTCCTCAACCAGCACGGACCGCTCGCCGTGGGACTCACCGGCGAGGACGCGCACACCATCACCGCCACCAAGCACCAGCCCGAGATCGACGGCGAGTTGGTCGACATCGGACGGGTGGGCGAGATCACCGCGATCGACACGGGCGCGATCGAGGCACTGCTCGCCGACGGCCGGATCCCGGTCGTCTCGTCGATCGCCCGTAGCCAGGACGACGGACATGTCTACAACGTCAATGCTGATACGGCGGCTGCGGCACTCGCTGCTGCTCTGGGCGCCGAAACCCTCATGGTCCTCACGGACGTCGAGGGTCTCTACGAGGACTGGCCCAACAGCGACGAGGTGATCAGCCGCCTCACGGCTTCCCAACTGGAGAAGCTGCTGCCGGAGTTGAGCTCCGGCATGGTCCCGAAGATGGAGGGCTGCCTGCACGCCGTGCGAGGCGGCGTCAACACGGCCCGGGTCATCGACGGGCGGGTCCAGCACTCGATCCTGCTGGAGATCTTCACCGACGAAGGCATCGGCACGATGGTCGTGGCGGATGCCGAAGAGGGGGATGGGGAATGA
- the argJ gene encoding bifunctional glutamate N-acetyltransferase/amino-acid acetyltransferase ArgJ: MSVTAAKGFQAAGIAAGIKENGNPDLALVVNTGPRRAAAGVFTSNRVKAAPVLWSEQVLKAGQLTAVVLNSGGANACTGPKGFQDTHATAEKVADVLGIGAGEVAVASTGLIGVLLPMDKLLPGVATAAETLSEHGGEKAAIAIKTTDSVHKTSVVTKDGWTVGGMAKGAGMLAPGLATMLVVLTTDADVDSDVLDKALRAATRTTFDRVDSDGCMSTNDTVLLLASGAADVTPGYEEFAEAVRAVCDDLGQQLIRDAEGASKDIKVEVINAATEADAVEVGRSIARNNLLKCAIHGEDPNWGRVLSAIGTTQAAFEPDRLNVAINGVWVCKSGGVGEDRDKVDMRYREVHIVADLAAGSETATIWTNDLTADYVHENSAYSS; this comes from the coding sequence GTGAGCGTCACGGCAGCCAAGGGATTCCAGGCGGCGGGCATCGCCGCCGGGATCAAGGAGAACGGCAACCCGGACCTGGCCCTCGTGGTCAACACCGGGCCGCGCCGCGCCGCCGCGGGCGTCTTCACCTCCAACCGTGTGAAGGCCGCCCCCGTCCTGTGGTCCGAGCAGGTACTGAAGGCCGGCCAGTTGACGGCCGTCGTCCTCAACTCCGGCGGCGCCAACGCCTGTACGGGCCCCAAGGGCTTCCAGGACACGCACGCCACCGCCGAGAAGGTCGCCGACGTCCTCGGCATCGGCGCGGGCGAGGTGGCCGTCGCCTCCACCGGCCTGATCGGCGTGCTGCTCCCCATGGACAAGCTGCTGCCGGGTGTCGCCACGGCCGCCGAGACCCTGAGCGAGCACGGCGGCGAGAAGGCCGCCATCGCCATCAAGACCACCGACAGCGTCCACAAGACGTCCGTCGTCACCAAGGACGGCTGGACCGTCGGCGGCATGGCCAAGGGCGCGGGCATGCTCGCCCCCGGCCTCGCCACCATGCTCGTCGTCCTCACCACCGACGCGGACGTCGACAGCGACGTGCTGGACAAGGCGCTGCGCGCCGCCACGCGCACGACCTTCGACCGCGTCGACTCCGACGGCTGCATGTCCACCAACGACACCGTGCTGCTCCTGGCCTCCGGCGCCGCCGACGTCACCCCCGGGTACGAGGAGTTCGCCGAGGCCGTACGGGCCGTCTGCGACGACCTCGGACAGCAGCTCATCCGGGACGCCGAGGGCGCCAGCAAGGACATCAAGGTCGAGGTGATCAACGCCGCGACCGAGGCCGACGCCGTCGAGGTGGGCCGCTCCATCGCCCGCAACAACCTCCTCAAGTGCGCCATCCACGGCGAGGACCCCAACTGGGGCCGGGTGCTCTCCGCGATCGGCACCACGCAGGCCGCCTTCGAGCCGGACCGGCTCAACGTCGCCATCAACGGCGTCTGGGTCTGCAAGAGCGGCGGAGTCGGCGAGGACCGCGACAAGGTCGACATGCGCTACCGCGAGGTGCACATCGTCGCCGACCTCGCCGCCGGGTCCGAGACCGCCACCATCTGGACCAACGACCTCACCGCCGACTACGTCCACGAGAACAGCGCGTACTCCTCATGA
- the argC gene encoding N-acetyl-gamma-glutamyl-phosphate reductase — MAVRAAVAGASGYAGGEVLRLLLAHPEVEIGALTGNSNAGQKLGALQPHLLPLADRVLQETTADVLAGHDVVFLALPHGQSAAVAEQLGPDVLVVDMGADFRLQEAADWEKFYGSPHAGTWPYGLPELPGARAALEGSKRIAVPGCYPTAVSLALFPAYVAGLAEHEAVIVAASGTSGAGKAPKASLLGSEVMGSMSPYGVGGGHRHTPEMIQNLSGAAGEPVSVSFTPTLAPMSRGILATCTAKAKPGVTAESVRAAYEKAFADEPFVHLLPEGQWPATASVYGSNAVQVQVAYDEAAGRIIAISAIDNLTKGTAGGALQSMNIALGLDESTGLSTIGVAP, encoded by the coding sequence ATGGCGGTACGTGCGGCAGTGGCCGGAGCGAGTGGGTACGCGGGCGGCGAAGTCCTGCGGCTGCTCCTGGCGCACCCCGAGGTCGAGATCGGTGCCCTGACCGGCAACTCCAACGCCGGGCAGAAGCTGGGCGCGCTCCAGCCGCATCTGCTGCCGCTGGCCGACCGCGTACTCCAGGAGACCACGGCCGACGTCCTCGCTGGCCATGACGTCGTCTTCCTCGCCCTGCCCCACGGCCAGTCCGCCGCCGTCGCCGAGCAGCTCGGCCCGGACGTCCTCGTCGTCGACATGGGCGCCGACTTCCGGCTGCAGGAAGCCGCCGACTGGGAGAAGTTCTACGGCTCCCCGCACGCCGGCACCTGGCCGTACGGCCTTCCCGAACTTCCGGGTGCCCGCGCCGCGCTGGAGGGGTCCAAGCGCATCGCGGTGCCCGGTTGCTACCCGACCGCCGTTTCGCTCGCGCTCTTCCCGGCGTACGTCGCCGGACTCGCCGAGCACGAGGCCGTGATCGTCGCCGCCTCCGGGACCTCCGGCGCGGGCAAGGCGCCCAAGGCCAGTCTGCTGGGCTCCGAGGTCATGGGCTCCATGTCGCCGTACGGCGTCGGCGGCGGCCACCGGCACACGCCCGAGATGATCCAGAACCTCAGCGGGGCGGCGGGGGAGCCGGTCTCCGTCTCCTTCACCCCGACCCTCGCGCCGATGTCCCGCGGCATCCTCGCCACATGCACCGCCAAGGCGAAGCCCGGCGTCACCGCCGAGTCCGTCCGCGCCGCCTACGAGAAGGCCTTCGCCGACGAGCCCTTCGTCCACCTGCTGCCCGAGGGGCAGTGGCCCGCGACGGCGTCCGTCTACGGTTCCAACGCCGTTCAGGTGCAGGTCGCGTACGACGAGGCCGCCGGCCGCATCATCGCCATCAGCGCCATCGACAACCTGACCAAGGGCACCGCGGGCGGTGCCCTGCAGAGCATGAACATCGCCCTCGGACTCGACGAGTCCACCGGGCTTTCCACGATCGGAGTCGCACCGTGA
- a CDS encoding TnsA-like heteromeric transposase endonuclease subunit, with product MGADEVCWPVQDMAHVPVMSSRPMRGFTWRAKQRHRPGLEAMASAGGKHGFESLKEVSLLVALDFLRASEVLSQPFRLDFEHAGGHAWHIPDFLAVIGGGMWLLDVRPMELIKEEDALKFAAAREVAVACGWRYSVVAGWRPHVWSVLDHLSSRRRPARDLLGMREQLLTAISGQQGQAMTFSDLAEATSVPSVGRANIVRLLWHRELGVDLGSPLRHSSLIWAV from the coding sequence GTGGGCGCCGACGAGGTCTGCTGGCCGGTCCAGGACATGGCTCACGTACCGGTGATGTCATCCCGGCCGATGCGGGGGTTCACGTGGCGGGCGAAGCAGCGGCACCGCCCCGGCCTGGAGGCGATGGCGTCAGCGGGCGGGAAGCATGGCTTCGAGTCGCTGAAGGAAGTGAGCCTGCTGGTCGCGCTGGACTTCTTGAGGGCATCGGAAGTGCTGTCGCAGCCGTTCCGGCTGGACTTCGAGCATGCGGGCGGGCATGCCTGGCACATCCCGGACTTCTTGGCCGTGATCGGCGGTGGGATGTGGTTGCTGGACGTCCGCCCGATGGAGCTGATCAAGGAAGAGGACGCGCTGAAGTTCGCGGCGGCCAGGGAAGTGGCGGTTGCCTGCGGCTGGCGGTACTCGGTGGTCGCGGGCTGGCGACCGCATGTCTGGAGCGTCCTTGACCACCTGTCCTCGCGCCGGCGGCCGGCGAGGGACCTTCTCGGCATGCGCGAGCAGCTGCTCACCGCTATCAGCGGGCAGCAGGGGCAGGCGATGACGTTCTCCGACCTGGCGGAGGCGACCAGCGTGCCTTCCGTTGGCCGGGCGAACATCGTCCGGCTGCTCTGGCACCGCGAGCTCGGCGTTGACCTGGGCAGTCCCTTGCGCCACAGCTCACTGATCTGGGCGGTGTGA
- a CDS encoding transposase, translating to MAARGFLQIAPGRRVALNGVEWTVDDVHGQLGRLVLVDDDGRAETRSFRWLINHADLRLLPAVESGRPPPVARQPRTLADLTKDQLERARLRAAHVLEAETGFREGHPARALPGEPRPAYDPDRTTLTQRRYAKAAEIEAMPRPEAVRCGLQHLSYRTLVRLSGLAGDSLLLACADGRWTRRRGGHRTITKEVREAIFAVKAECGPRARLSQGAKHRLVHQYMRERFPTFPTEKIPSRWTLAAVWKEWFGPGGARPRYGRTAEAAAEAGASGRMVVHRPGQVLVLDSTPMPVKLRETVFGDAITATLTLALDLYTHGLPAFRLTLQSDTSVDIAMLLRDVMLPLPMRDGWGEDMEWPYAGVPAEVIAEFTGHRVAALPFFAPETVTTDHGGPYKNHDLVEAETEIGCRILPARVLRQTDKFAVERQFLTIQTMLFEHLLGFTGGDVADRGADPERDASLTLAQAEHIIATWIVQIWQNRKLGEYAPSWAPGEDHSPNTLFAAAMEQGGFDLDFPEPSFYYKVLRKHHVKIHPRRGVKILGLWYHHPVFDEPRFQQPSARGGKHAGKWVVRSDRRDRRQVFFQDPADHETWHILRWRGLPPEGEIPAFSDKTADALLTHVRANKIRIHSESELLEHLLGILGSVTPVDQWPSQAKRKAGKKQRVAQARELTRAQAAAADRPAAPAIAGELAPAEMPAAWAEHARTIDHAVDADRRRRREEALADVKPVAPATLHEALNRRPMFRLPPPDDSEADTPVQEDDT from the coding sequence ATGGCAGCGAGGGGGTTCTTGCAGATCGCGCCAGGTAGGCGGGTCGCGCTCAATGGCGTCGAGTGGACGGTTGACGACGTCCACGGCCAACTCGGCCGGCTCGTCCTCGTGGATGACGACGGCCGCGCGGAGACCCGCTCGTTCCGTTGGCTCATCAACCATGCTGACCTGCGGCTTCTTCCGGCAGTCGAGTCGGGGCGCCCGCCGCCGGTCGCCCGGCAGCCGAGGACCCTGGCCGACCTGACCAAGGACCAGTTAGAGCGGGCACGGCTGCGGGCTGCGCACGTACTGGAAGCCGAGACGGGGTTCCGGGAGGGCCACCCGGCTCGGGCCCTGCCGGGTGAGCCCCGGCCGGCCTACGACCCGGACCGCACGACGTTGACTCAGCGTCGTTACGCAAAGGCTGCGGAGATAGAGGCGATGCCCCGTCCGGAGGCGGTCCGGTGCGGTCTGCAGCACCTCAGCTACCGGACGCTGGTACGCCTGTCGGGACTGGCGGGCGACAGTCTTCTGCTGGCCTGTGCGGACGGGCGCTGGACACGGCGACGCGGCGGGCACCGCACCATCACGAAGGAGGTCCGGGAGGCGATCTTCGCAGTGAAGGCCGAGTGCGGCCCCCGCGCCCGCCTGAGCCAGGGTGCCAAGCACCGGTTGGTGCACCAGTACATGCGTGAGCGGTTCCCGACGTTTCCCACTGAGAAGATCCCTTCCCGGTGGACACTCGCGGCCGTCTGGAAGGAGTGGTTCGGGCCCGGCGGAGCCCGGCCGCGTTACGGGCGGACGGCGGAGGCGGCCGCGGAGGCCGGGGCCTCCGGCCGGATGGTGGTCCACCGGCCGGGCCAGGTTCTGGTGCTGGACTCGACCCCGATGCCGGTAAAGCTGCGCGAGACCGTGTTCGGCGACGCGATCACCGCGACGCTGACCCTCGCACTCGATCTCTACACGCACGGGCTGCCGGCCTTCCGGCTTACGCTCCAGTCCGACACCTCGGTCGACATCGCGATGCTGCTGCGGGACGTGATGCTGCCGCTTCCGATGCGGGACGGCTGGGGCGAGGACATGGAATGGCCCTACGCAGGGGTGCCGGCCGAGGTGATCGCCGAGTTCACCGGGCACCGGGTCGCCGCTCTGCCGTTCTTCGCCCCGGAGACGGTCACCACCGATCACGGCGGCCCCTACAAGAATCACGACCTGGTGGAAGCCGAAACGGAGATCGGCTGCCGGATCCTGCCTGCTCGCGTCCTGCGGCAGACCGACAAGTTCGCGGTCGAGCGCCAGTTCCTCACCATCCAGACCATGCTCTTCGAGCACCTGCTGGGATTCACCGGCGGTGACGTCGCGGACCGCGGGGCCGACCCGGAACGCGATGCGAGCCTCACGCTCGCGCAAGCCGAGCACATCATCGCGACCTGGATCGTCCAGATCTGGCAGAACCGTAAACTAGGCGAATACGCCCCGAGTTGGGCGCCGGGTGAAGACCACAGCCCCAACACCCTGTTCGCTGCCGCGATGGAGCAGGGCGGCTTCGACCTGGACTTCCCCGAACCGAGCTTCTACTACAAGGTCCTGCGCAAACACCACGTGAAGATCCATCCTCGTCGCGGGGTGAAGATCCTCGGGCTCTGGTATCACCACCCGGTCTTCGACGAGCCTCGCTTCCAGCAGCCCTCCGCCCGGGGCGGCAAGCACGCGGGCAAGTGGGTTGTCCGCAGTGACCGGAGGGACCGCCGGCAGGTGTTCTTCCAGGACCCTGCAGACCACGAGACCTGGCACATTCTGCGCTGGAGAGGGCTGCCGCCCGAAGGTGAGATCCCTGCGTTCTCGGACAAGACTGCCGACGCCCTGCTGACACACGTGAGGGCGAACAAGATCAGGATCCATTCCGAGAGCGAGCTCCTGGAACATCTACTCGGGATCCTCGGCTCGGTCACCCCAGTCGACCAATGGCCCAGCCAGGCCAAGAGGAAGGCCGGAAAAAAGCAGCGCGTCGCCCAAGCCCGCGAGCTCACCCGCGCACAGGCTGCGGCCGCTGACCGCCCCGCCGCACCCGCCATCGCGGGTGAGCTAGCTCCGGCTGAGATGCCCGCGGCCTGGGCCGAGCACGCCCGCACGATCGACCACGCGGTCGACGCCGACCGCCGTCGACGACGCGAAGAAGCCCTCGCCGACGTCAAGCCCGTGGCCCCGGCAACGCTGCACGAGGCCCTGAACCGGCGTCCCATGTTCAGGCTTCCGCCCCCCGACGACTCGGAAGCCGATACACCTGTCCAGGAGGACGACACGTGA